In the genome of Candidatus Saccharibacteria bacterium oral taxon 488, one region contains:
- a CDS encoding phospho-sugar mutase has product MDSVKQHVSAEAAANIERWLTESKYAEYKVELEQMIANEQWQDLEDAFFKVIEFGTGGRRGTTGVGSNRINRVTIGESAQALCRYAQQFDPDAPAKGVVIACDTRLTSPELSQYTARVCAANGFKTYIFDSFRATPELSFAVRHLGCAVGIVISASHNPPTDNGFKAYWDDGAQVVPPHDRGILDAAAAVTEVLAEPDFEAAVAEGKITIIGQDVDEAYYTAVLAQADGQERDLIIAYSPLHGAGQTNVLPVLRQAGFTQITTVDEQMVPDGNFPTIANRKPNPEERAANDMVVARMMETSADIAITNDPDADRIGVIVNHHGQPIYLTGNQSAALATDYALRKLQERGGVTPQHYIVKTIVTTDMMKALADSYGATCYGDLLIGFKYIGEVIRQKEGTDEVFVLGGEESYGLLKGDYARDKDGAVGALALAEYAAELKQQGKTLVDKLMELYREVGLYVERLEVAIYPGAEGFATMQQIMNSLRTDPPKMIGDQVVSAVSDYQTLVRTAADGATTAINCVKGNVLVFECGDSRRRITIRPSGTEPKLKFYIQWHEETTNPEEDYTRVQDALKQLFEALQAEALSRVQ; this is encoded by the coding sequence ATGGACTCAGTCAAGCAACACGTATCAGCAGAAGCAGCAGCAAACATCGAGCGTTGGCTAACAGAATCGAAATATGCCGAATACAAGGTAGAGCTAGAGCAGATGATTGCAAATGAGCAGTGGCAAGATCTGGAAGACGCATTTTTCAAGGTAATTGAGTTTGGTACTGGCGGTCGACGCGGCACAACGGGAGTCGGCTCAAACCGCATCAATCGCGTCACGATTGGTGAATCGGCGCAAGCACTGTGTCGCTATGCTCAGCAGTTTGATCCTGATGCACCAGCAAAAGGTGTGGTCATCGCGTGTGATACGCGCTTGACCTCACCAGAACTCAGCCAATACACCGCGCGGGTGTGTGCCGCCAATGGATTTAAGACATATATTTTTGATAGCTTTCGGGCGACTCCAGAGCTGAGTTTCGCCGTACGACACCTTGGCTGTGCTGTCGGAATTGTGATTTCGGCCAGCCACAATCCACCGACCGATAACGGCTTTAAGGCGTATTGGGACGATGGTGCGCAGGTAGTGCCACCGCATGACCGAGGCATCTTGGATGCGGCAGCAGCGGTGACCGAGGTGTTAGCCGAGCCGGATTTTGAGGCGGCGGTGGCCGAGGGCAAGATTACCATTATCGGTCAGGATGTTGACGAGGCGTATTATACGGCGGTGTTAGCGCAAGCTGATGGCCAGGAGCGTGATTTGATAATCGCCTATTCACCGCTCCATGGTGCGGGGCAGACTAATGTCCTACCGGTATTGCGTCAGGCTGGATTTACTCAGATTACGACGGTCGATGAGCAGATGGTGCCGGATGGTAATTTCCCAACAATTGCTAATCGTAAGCCCAATCCCGAGGAGCGCGCCGCCAATGACATGGTTGTTGCACGGATGATGGAAACGTCGGCTGATATTGCGATTACCAACGATCCCGATGCTGATCGAATTGGTGTAATTGTGAATCATCATGGCCAACCAATCTATCTCACCGGTAATCAATCCGCCGCACTTGCGACTGATTATGCCCTCCGGAAATTGCAAGAGCGAGGCGGCGTCACCCCGCAGCATTACATCGTTAAGACCATCGTTACAACTGATATGATGAAGGCACTGGCAGACAGCTATGGTGCTACCTGCTACGGCGACCTGCTGATTGGCTTTAAGTATATCGGTGAAGTTATTCGCCAGAAAGAAGGCACTGATGAGGTGTTTGTGCTGGGTGGTGAGGAAAGTTATGGCCTGCTCAAGGGCGACTATGCTCGTGATAAAGACGGTGCGGTTGGTGCGCTGGCACTCGCAGAATATGCGGCTGAGCTCAAGCAGCAGGGAAAAACGCTCGTTGATAAGCTGATGGAGCTGTATCGTGAAGTTGGGTTGTATGTGGAGCGGCTCGAAGTCGCCATCTATCCGGGTGCCGAAGGGTTCGCAACGATGCAGCAGATTATGAACTCACTGCGCACCGATCCACCAAAGATGATTGGCGATCAGGTAGTGTCCGCAGTGTCCGACTATCAGACACTGGTGCGAACGGCAGCTGATGGGGCGACCACGGCAATTAATTGCGTCAAGGGTAATGTACTGGTATTTGAGTGTGGTGATTCACGCCGCCGTATTACGATTCGCCCGAGTGGTACTGAGCCAAAGCTAAAATTCTATATACAGTGGCATGAAGAGACGACAAATCCAGAAGAGGACTATACACGAGTACAAGACGCCCTCAAGCAGCTATTCGAGGCGCTGCAGGCTGAGGCGCTCAGTCGAGTGCAATGA
- a CDS encoding tyrosine--tRNA ligase, whose amino-acid sequence MQLSEELKWRGFWNQATFTDDERIDSGNFTLYLGTDPSADSLHVGHLAVYMMVRHFLERGHKVFLLVGGGTGMIGDMRDTEERSLLSYAEIEHNKRALKAQVSQIFAGRDFTLVDNADWLGNLELLPFLRDIGKNFNMAELTTREFFKARIANGKGLSFAEFTYTLLQGYDFWHLFKHHGVNLQIGGSDQWGNLLSGVELIRKKENAEVYAMTAPLLINKSTGRKFGKSEGGAVWLDENKTSVYKFYQFWLNVDDESAIEYMKIFTMLDRDTIEAIAENHAVNRGARSAQKVLAREVTDIVHGVNRRESVERVTEVLFGGGDFRQLSDDDLDTLAKEIPRVDVGVGVIEALVVSGAVSSNGEARRLLKSGAISLNGERLAEDQAINTTSLLKKGKNTFVLIMEGE is encoded by the coding sequence ATGCAATTATCAGAGGAGCTAAAGTGGCGCGGGTTTTGGAATCAAGCGACATTCACCGATGATGAGCGTATCGATTCGGGAAATTTTACGCTCTATTTGGGGACAGATCCGTCGGCGGACAGTTTGCATGTCGGGCATCTGGCGGTCTATATGATGGTGCGGCATTTTTTGGAGCGCGGTCACAAGGTGTTTTTGCTGGTTGGTGGCGGCACAGGCATGATTGGTGATATGCGCGACACCGAGGAGCGGAGTCTGCTTTCTTATGCAGAGATTGAGCACAATAAACGAGCCTTGAAAGCCCAGGTATCGCAAATTTTTGCTGGACGCGATTTTACCCTAGTGGATAATGCGGACTGGTTGGGTAATCTGGAGCTATTACCGTTCCTCCGCGACATTGGCAAGAATTTCAACATGGCAGAGTTAACGACGCGGGAGTTTTTTAAGGCACGTATCGCTAACGGCAAGGGGTTGAGCTTTGCTGAATTTACCTACACCTTGCTGCAGGGTTATGATTTCTGGCATCTGTTCAAACATCACGGTGTTAATTTGCAAATCGGCGGTTCCGACCAGTGGGGTAATTTGCTCTCAGGCGTGGAATTGATCCGCAAAAAAGAAAATGCCGAAGTCTACGCCATGACTGCGCCGCTACTCATCAACAAGTCAACTGGGCGCAAATTTGGCAAATCCGAAGGTGGTGCCGTGTGGCTGGACGAAAATAAAACCAGCGTGTACAAGTTCTATCAATTCTGGCTGAACGTTGATGACGAAAGCGCCATTGAATACATGAAGATTTTCACCATGCTTGATCGCGACACTATTGAAGCCATCGCTGAAAACCACGCCGTCAATCGAGGTGCGCGCTCAGCTCAAAAAGTCTTGGCGCGCGAAGTCACCGACATCGTTCACGGCGTCAATCGGCGCGAATCAGTGGAGCGGGTGACGGAAGTATTGTTTGGCGGCGGCGATTTCCGGCAATTGTCAGACGACGACTTGGATACCCTGGCCAAAGAAATTCCACGTGTTGATGTCGGCGTCGGTGTCATCGAAGCGTTGGTGGTTTCTGGCGCGGTCAGCTCCAACGGCGAGGCCAGGCGCCTGCTCAAATCTGGCGCCATCAGCCTCAACGGCGAAAGACTCGCCGAAGACCAAGCTATCAACACCACGTCGTTATTGAAAAAAGGTAAAAATACGTTTGTATTAATTATGGAGGGAGAATAG
- the radA gene encoding DNA repair protein RadA yields MARAKSQFICQQCGASYPKWVGKCDNCGEWNSLVEQLPVDTGASAVARSSGKGKALTTLRLSETAAEAKQARLATGIADLDAVLGGGFLPGGVVLVAGQPGIGKSTLLAQVAAFIARQQPVLYVSGEESVSQVKLRAERLGAVDSENLQLASSNSAEDIAASIQTGQYNLVIVDSIQTLSLAEIASAPGSVSQITNSSNVIIRAAKAANTAVILVGHVTKEGSIAGPKVLEHLVDVVLNFEGDRYGGFRVVRAQKNRYGSTNEAAIFEMHEDGLQIVANPSASLLSERQNLDGSIVLATMEGARPLLVEIQALVNPTNFGYPKRAASGFDLNRLNLLVAVLEKRTKLDLSDKDIYINVVGGLKLSDPAADLAVAMAIASASAGRKLSDEAVVFGEVGLGGEVRSAQGWHVRVKEAKKLGFTYAIAPKTHKDAFVRGVGDLRQALIDYLQ; encoded by the coding sequence ATGGCCCGAGCAAAGTCGCAATTTATCTGCCAGCAATGCGGCGCCAGCTATCCGAAATGGGTCGGCAAGTGCGACAATTGCGGCGAGTGGAATTCGCTGGTTGAGCAATTGCCAGTTGACACCGGCGCGTCGGCGGTAGCGCGTAGCAGCGGCAAGGGCAAGGCGCTCACCACGCTCAGGCTCAGCGAGACGGCCGCCGAAGCCAAGCAAGCGCGGCTGGCAACCGGCATTGCTGACCTCGACGCGGTACTTGGCGGTGGCTTTTTGCCAGGCGGCGTGGTGCTGGTGGCGGGGCAGCCAGGGATTGGTAAAAGTACCCTGCTGGCGCAAGTGGCGGCATTCATCGCCCGGCAGCAGCCGGTGCTGTACGTTAGCGGCGAAGAGTCAGTGTCGCAGGTTAAATTGCGGGCTGAGCGGTTGGGTGCGGTTGATTCAGAAAATCTGCAGCTGGCGTCCAGTAACAGCGCCGAGGACATCGCCGCCTCCATCCAGACTGGCCAGTACAACTTGGTGATTGTCGATTCCATACAGACATTGTCGCTCGCAGAAATTGCCTCAGCGCCAGGCTCGGTCAGTCAAATCACCAACTCATCCAACGTCATCATTCGCGCTGCCAAGGCCGCAAACACCGCGGTGATTTTGGTCGGTCACGTCACCAAAGAAGGCTCAATTGCTGGGCCGAAAGTCCTGGAACATTTGGTTGATGTGGTATTGAACTTTGAGGGCGACCGCTACGGCGGGTTCCGGGTGGTGCGGGCGCAGAAAAACCGCTATGGTTCGACCAATGAGGCGGCAATTTTTGAAATGCACGAGGACGGCTTACAGATTGTGGCTAATCCATCAGCTAGTTTGCTATCGGAACGGCAAAATCTCGACGGCTCCATCGTCCTCGCGACCATGGAGGGCGCGCGGCCGCTATTGGTGGAGATTCAGGCATTGGTCAACCCGACGAATTTTGGCTATCCCAAACGCGCGGCCAGCGGCTTTGATCTCAATCGCTTGAACTTGTTGGTGGCGGTGCTAGAAAAGCGCACCAAGCTCGATCTCTCCGACAAAGATATTTACATCAACGTGGTTGGCGGCTTGAAACTGAGCGATCCAGCGGCGGACTTGGCGGTCGCCATGGCCATTGCCTCAGCCTCAGCTGGCCGTAAGCTCAGCGACGAAGCGGTGGTGTTTGGCGAAGTCGGTTTGGGTGGTGAAGTGCGCTCGGCTCAAGGCTGGCACGTCCGCGTCAAAGAGGCCAAGAAGCTCGGTTTCACCTACGCCATTGCGCCAAAAACTCACAAGGATGCATTTGTGCGCGGCGTCGGCGATTTACGCCAGGCGCTGATTGATTATTTACAATAA
- a CDS encoding AAA domain-containing protein, which translates to MPEDFSELESRLTDTAKASLERAGLLAHNSGSPYVGTEHVLLGVLAQNSSLGAKILAESGVTLDRAELALGLTAQSFVVVVVHKGMNAEVLETIRTAWQLATEFGQERIGTEHIVYSMLLQHKARATKLLSDMNVDLEELRGTLEDVFDRQQLEAIQDESKEGAAPHARRSADLKLLDQYGVDMTERARSGLLDPVVGREVETERLITVLGRRGKNNPALIGEPGVGKTAVVEGLAQRIAAGKVPEFLVGKRLIQLDLTAMVAGTKFRGQFEERLQKVVAAARNHQEIMLFIDELHLLVGAGSAEGSMDAANVLKPALARGEVRVIGATTFDEYRKHIEKDAALSRRFQAVTVAEPDEQAAVTMVRALAGRLATHHRLRISDEMIELSVALSQRYVTERHLPDKAIDVLDEAAALVNTQRPAKPTKQQQLARRIKQLAGKLDAAVEAEQYQRAAELKVRIKQLEQQAKQLPADDSVLPELTEDDVRRAVAAMAGVPAEKVTVNERKDLAALEQRLGRSVLGQEKAVATLARTIRRARAGLNRRSGPLGSFIFLGPTGVGKTELARVLAREVFGGDNSLIKIDMSEFSERHTASQLIGAPAGYVGYDEGGKLTDKVRRQPYSVVLFDEIEKAHPDVLNLLLQILEDGKLSDSRGRSVSFRQTIVILTSNVGAEAMVRDGELGFGSHSDDTSRADDVNERNARAARRELEELLRPELIGRFDAVVHFKRLIRPVVGKIFDNLVSELKAAVQAQQMTLVITPTAKRCIIDNGFDEQRGARVLRQTIQTMLADPLSDVLLSDQARPGAVLVATTKNREVVINVTAA; encoded by the coding sequence ATGCCGGAAGATTTTTCTGAATTGGAATCTCGGCTGACTGATACCGCCAAGGCCAGCTTAGAGCGTGCCGGGCTGCTGGCGCATAATAGCGGCAGTCCATATGTTGGTACTGAGCATGTGCTGCTCGGCGTGCTGGCGCAAAATTCATCGCTGGGTGCGAAGATTTTGGCGGAGAGTGGTGTGACGCTGGATCGAGCGGAGTTGGCTCTAGGCTTAACCGCGCAGTCGTTCGTGGTGGTGGTTGTTCACAAAGGTATGAACGCCGAGGTGCTGGAGACGATACGGACGGCTTGGCAGCTAGCGACGGAGTTTGGGCAGGAGCGCATCGGCACTGAGCACATTGTTTATAGTATGCTGTTGCAGCACAAGGCGCGGGCGACAAAGCTACTCAGTGATATGAATGTGGATCTGGAGGAGCTGCGCGGTACACTAGAGGACGTATTTGATCGGCAGCAGCTGGAGGCCATACAGGACGAGTCGAAGGAAGGTGCGGCGCCGCATGCTCGTCGGTCGGCCGATCTCAAGCTCCTTGATCAGTATGGAGTTGACATGACGGAGCGAGCGCGGAGCGGACTGCTTGATCCAGTGGTCGGTCGGGAAGTCGAGACAGAGCGGCTGATCACAGTGCTTGGGCGGCGCGGCAAAAATAATCCAGCGCTGATCGGCGAGCCGGGCGTCGGTAAAACCGCAGTGGTCGAAGGATTGGCACAGCGCATCGCAGCGGGGAAGGTGCCGGAGTTTTTGGTCGGCAAGCGGCTGATTCAGCTTGACCTGACGGCTATGGTCGCCGGCACAAAGTTTCGTGGCCAGTTTGAGGAGCGCTTACAAAAAGTGGTGGCCGCAGCGCGTAATCATCAGGAGATTATGTTGTTCATTGATGAGCTGCATTTATTGGTCGGGGCTGGCTCGGCCGAGGGGTCGATGGATGCGGCGAACGTCCTAAAGCCAGCGTTGGCGCGTGGTGAGGTACGGGTGATCGGCGCAACGACATTTGACGAATACCGCAAGCACATCGAAAAAGATGCGGCCCTCAGTCGGCGGTTTCAAGCGGTGACCGTGGCCGAGCCAGACGAGCAGGCAGCCGTGACCATGGTGCGGGCGCTAGCGGGTCGGCTGGCGACACATCATCGACTGCGGATTTCTGATGAGATGATCGAGCTGAGCGTGGCCCTCAGTCAGCGCTACGTGACGGAGCGTCATTTGCCGGACAAGGCGATTGACGTACTCGATGAGGCGGCGGCGCTGGTTAATACGCAACGGCCAGCCAAGCCAACCAAACAGCAACAGCTAGCACGGCGGATCAAGCAGCTGGCGGGCAAGCTTGATGCAGCGGTCGAGGCTGAGCAATATCAACGCGCGGCTGAGCTAAAGGTTCGCATCAAACAACTGGAGCAGCAGGCCAAGCAGCTGCCGGCTGATGATTCGGTACTGCCGGAACTGACCGAGGATGACGTACGGCGAGCGGTGGCGGCGATGGCTGGTGTACCGGCGGAAAAAGTAACGGTGAATGAGCGCAAAGACCTGGCGGCGCTGGAACAGCGGCTGGGCCGGTCGGTGCTTGGTCAAGAGAAGGCCGTGGCGACACTGGCGCGAACCATTCGCCGGGCGCGGGCCGGGCTAAATCGGCGGTCAGGGCCACTTGGGTCGTTCATTTTTCTCGGGCCGACTGGTGTGGGCAAGACGGAGCTAGCTCGCGTATTGGCGCGGGAAGTGTTTGGCGGCGACAATAGTTTGATCAAGATTGACATGAGTGAGTTCTCGGAGCGGCATACGGCCAGTCAGTTGATTGGCGCACCGGCTGGTTATGTTGGCTATGATGAGGGCGGCAAATTGACCGACAAAGTTCGCCGGCAGCCGTACAGCGTGGTGCTGTTTGATGAGATTGAGAAGGCGCATCCGGATGTACTGAACTTGCTGCTACAGATTTTAGAAGACGGCAAGCTGAGCGATTCGCGCGGTCGGTCGGTGAGTTTTCGCCAGACGATCGTGATCTTGACCAGCAATGTTGGCGCCGAGGCGATGGTGCGCGACGGTGAGCTGGGCTTTGGCTCGCACAGTGACGATACCTCACGGGCGGACGATGTGAATGAGCGCAACGCTCGAGCGGCGCGTCGCGAGCTGGAGGAGTTACTGCGGCCGGAGCTAATCGGGCGGTTTGATGCGGTGGTGCATTTCAAGCGTTTGATTCGGCCGGTGGTGGGCAAGATTTTTGATAATCTTGTGAGCGAGCTCAAGGCGGCAGTGCAGGCGCAGCAGATGACGCTGGTCATCACGCCGACCGCTAAACGTTGTATCATAGACAACGGATTTGATGAACAGCGAGGGGCACGGGTGCTTCGGCAGACGATTCAGACGATGTTGGCCGATCCGCTCAGTGACGTCTTGTTATCCGACCAGGCCCGTCCCGGTGCGGTGTTGGTGGCAACCACGAAAAATCGTGAGGTAGTGATCAATGTTACGGCTGCGTAA
- the nusA gene encoding transcription termination/antitermination protein NusA: protein MEDLNIKQLTLAVRTIAEEKNLPEEAVLEVIEQAIAAAWRRDNGTREQLVRASLNINSGTAVVSVVKTVVEEVENDVNQMSLDEAKTVDPVAELGSEVTVETHNVTTFGRVAAQTAKQVILQRLREAEREVVLAEFEDKIGTVVTGTIQRVEPRVVRIELGKAVGIMPQSEQIPGEYYGVGRRVKVYIKDIEREGRGPQLILSRGNEEFVRFLFSQEVPEMETGAVEIKAIAREAGRRTKLAVASALPGVDPVGTFVGGHGTRVQAVMNEIGEQEKIDIIPFEEDTAGFIANAMSPAEVLSVTVNEDEKRATVYVSEDQQSVAIGRAGQNVRLASRLTGYELDIEAKAAVKPEAKPRKNIEDSLMSVVEEVAE, encoded by the coding sequence ATGGAAGATTTGAATATCAAGCAGTTGACGTTGGCGGTGCGGACAATTGCCGAGGAAAAGAACCTGCCAGAAGAAGCGGTTTTGGAGGTGATCGAGCAGGCCATCGCCGCAGCGTGGCGGCGTGATAACGGCACGCGCGAGCAATTGGTGCGCGCTAGCCTCAACATCAACAGCGGCACGGCTGTGGTATCAGTCGTCAAAACTGTGGTTGAAGAAGTCGAAAATGACGTCAATCAAATGAGCCTCGACGAGGCTAAGACGGTTGATCCGGTGGCTGAACTGGGCAGTGAAGTGACAGTCGAGACTCACAACGTGACGACGTTTGGCCGGGTGGCAGCCCAGACCGCCAAGCAAGTGATTTTGCAGCGGCTGCGCGAGGCAGAGCGCGAAGTGGTTCTGGCGGAATTTGAAGATAAGATTGGCACAGTGGTGACTGGTACGATTCAGCGGGTTGAGCCGCGCGTGGTGCGAATCGAGCTGGGCAAGGCAGTCGGCATCATGCCGCAGTCTGAGCAAATCCCTGGCGAATACTACGGTGTTGGTCGCCGCGTCAAGGTATATATCAAGGACATTGAGCGCGAAGGTCGCGGTCCGCAGTTGATCTTGAGCCGCGGCAATGAAGAATTTGTGCGGTTCTTGTTCAGCCAGGAAGTGCCAGAGATGGAAACGGGCGCCGTGGAGATCAAAGCCATTGCCCGCGAGGCTGGTCGCCGCACCAAATTGGCGGTTGCATCGGCATTGCCGGGTGTTGACCCAGTCGGTACCTTTGTCGGTGGTCACGGGACGCGTGTTCAGGCGGTGATGAATGAAATTGGCGAGCAGGAAAAAATTGACATCATTCCGTTCGAGGAGGATACAGCTGGTTTTATCGCGAATGCCATGAGTCCAGCAGAAGTACTGAGTGTGACGGTTAATGAAGATGAAAAGCGAGCAACGGTCTACGTCAGCGAGGATCAGCAATCAGTGGCTATTGGCCGGGCTGGGCAGAATGTTCGCTTGGCATCACGTCTGACTGGCTATGAACTGGACATTGAGGCGAAGGCGGCTGTTAAACCTGAAGCAAAACCTCGCAAAAATATCGAGGACAGTTTGATGAGCGTAGTTGAGGAGGTGGCAGAATAG